In the Clavelina lepadiformis chromosome 8, kaClaLepa1.1, whole genome shotgun sequence genome, one interval contains:
- the LOC143469480 gene encoding uncharacterized protein LOC143469480, with product MASYWKSQPRKFCEICKCWIGDNKASIDFHERGKSHQEKKKRQLDQIKKRSKEQCANNAKAETYLKQMEAAAKKKYLKDLKEQGVNVDEYLRKQEELEKAANPPTSSSKTVKPKFTEKPTKPKTASFKVEKSQTPQTLQEVYSTSNGHPLGKWTVVESTKNTTQTLIAAKPKAIPVEFAEKRVNETQLDEGETVSFKKRKTNPSKKSRSIRSRIDE from the coding sequence ATGGCTTCCTACTGGAAATCTCagccaagaaaattttgtgaaatttgcAAATGTTGGATAGGCGACAACAAAGCAAGCATCGACTTTCATGAGCGTGGTAAAAGTCACCaagagaaaaagaaaaggcAACTGgatcaaattaaaaaacgaaGCAAAGAACAGTGCGCCAACAATGCGAAAGCTGAGACGTACTTAAAGCAAATGGAAGCTGcagcaaaaaagaaatacCTCAAAGATTTAAAAGAACAAGGTGTTAATGTTGACGAATACCTTCGAAAACAAGAAGAACTCGAAAAAGCTGCAAATCCACCTACTAGTAGCTCTAAAACAGTGAAACCAAAATTTACCGAAAAACCTACCAAGCCTAAAACAGCTTCATTTAAAGTTGAAAAGTCACAGACACCTCAAACCTTACAAGAAGTGTATTCAACCTCCAACGGTCATCCTTTAGGGAAATGGACAGTTGTGGAAAGTACAAAAAATACAACTCAAACTCTTATAGCTGCCAAGCCGAAAGCAATTCCAGTTGAGTTTGCCGAGAAACGAGTAAATGAGACTCAGCTTGATGAGGGTGAAAcagtttcatttaaaaaacgaaaaacaaatCCCAGTAAAAAGTCCCGAAGTATAAGATCGCGTATTGATGAGTAG